In the genome of Nocardia sp. NBC_00416, one region contains:
- a CDS encoding enoyl-CoA hydratase: protein MTDYRYLKYEEFDDGKVVRISLDRPERRNAQHRGLLVELDEAFLRAERDDVVRVVILAGEGPTFSAGHDLGSPEHLAETSPGPGEHPTYRINGGTRLAAERRMLQEHHYFQENTKRWRNLRKITIAQVQGEVFAAGLMLAWACDLIVAATNARFADPVGPRLGGAGVEYFAHPWEFGPRKAKELLLTGDAIDAEEAYRLGMVSKVFPVADLAQRTLEFAKRIALVPTAAALGTKEAVNQSVDAQGFQTALSAAFSLHHVLHAHWAELHGSDWPLATEADGVPDWRTAPPVALAVKDSVGGA, encoded by the coding sequence ATGACCGACTACAGGTATCTGAAGTACGAGGAGTTCGACGACGGCAAGGTCGTGCGCATCTCGCTCGATCGACCCGAACGCCGCAACGCCCAGCACCGCGGTCTGCTGGTCGAACTCGACGAGGCGTTCCTGCGCGCCGAGCGTGACGATGTCGTGCGGGTGGTGATCCTGGCCGGGGAGGGCCCGACCTTCTCCGCGGGCCACGATCTCGGCTCGCCGGAACACCTCGCCGAGACCAGCCCCGGGCCCGGCGAACATCCCACCTATCGGATCAACGGTGGGACGCGACTGGCCGCCGAACGGCGAATGCTGCAGGAGCACCATTATTTTCAGGAGAACACCAAGCGGTGGCGCAATCTGCGCAAGATCACCATCGCCCAGGTCCAGGGCGAAGTCTTCGCCGCGGGCCTGATGCTGGCCTGGGCCTGCGACCTCATCGTGGCCGCCACCAACGCGCGGTTCGCCGACCCGGTCGGCCCCCGGCTCGGCGGCGCGGGGGTGGAGTACTTCGCCCACCCGTGGGAATTCGGTCCGCGAAAAGCCAAGGAACTGCTGCTCACCGGGGACGCGATAGACGCCGAGGAGGCCTACCGGCTCGGAATGGTCAGCAAGGTTTTCCCGGTGGCCGATCTCGCGCAGCGCACCCTCGAGTTCGCGAAACGCATCGCCCTGGTCCCGACCGCGGCGGCACTGGGCACGAAGGAAGCCGTCAACCAGAGCGTCGACGCCCAGGGTTTCCAGACCGCGTTGTCCGCGGCCTTCTCGCTACACCATGTCCTGCACGCGCACTGGGCCGAATTGCACGGCAGCGACTGGCCATTGGCGACAGAGGCGGACGGCGTCCCGGACTGGCGCACGGCTCCGCCGGTCGCACTCGCTGTCAAGGATTCGGTGGGAGGCGCCTGA
- a CDS encoding AMP-binding protein: MSDPRPIGDLLTHFAATRPTAPAVTCGDRTVTFADLEYRANQLARAYADLGVGPGDFVSVGLPNGIEIYESCYAIWKLGAIPQPLSYRLPAVELERVLAVAQPALVVGFGAAAAGGRTAVPADFDPGAATSGRALPSRISPAWKAPTSGGSTGTPKLIVSGTSGAFDIAAAASVFEMRPDQVQLVPGPLYHNAPFSWSMLGSHLGQHIVVMPRFDAEAALTAIEKYRVNWLSVVPTMMHRIIRVIDATSREFDLSSLDRVFHTGAPCPSWLKRRWIDLLGGERLHEGYGGTEGVAFTSISGTEWLEHPGSVGRVIGGEMRVVGEDNQPLPTGEIGEILLRRPHGTPPSYRYVGSATRELPDGWDSIGDMGYFDEDGYLYLSDRRVDMINSGGANVYPAEVEAAVLEHPRVLTTVVVGLPDDDLGQRVHAVVQADGELAADELLEFVTARLVRYKIPRSVRFVDQPLRDAAGKVRRAEIQRQELARLTGR; the protein is encoded by the coding sequence ATGAGCGACCCACGGCCGATCGGTGATCTGCTCACCCATTTCGCCGCGACCCGGCCCACTGCTCCCGCGGTGACCTGCGGGGACCGGACCGTCACCTTCGCCGACCTGGAATACCGGGCCAACCAGCTGGCCCGCGCCTACGCCGATCTCGGTGTGGGCCCAGGAGATTTCGTCAGTGTCGGTCTGCCGAACGGCATCGAGATCTACGAGTCCTGCTATGCGATCTGGAAGCTCGGCGCGATTCCGCAACCGCTCTCGTACCGGCTGCCGGCCGTCGAACTCGAACGGGTGCTGGCGGTGGCGCAACCCGCGCTGGTCGTCGGGTTCGGCGCGGCGGCCGCCGGTGGCCGGACCGCCGTCCCCGCCGATTTCGACCCCGGCGCGGCGACGAGCGGCCGCGCGCTCCCGTCCCGGATATCACCGGCCTGGAAGGCGCCGACCTCCGGTGGCAGTACCGGCACACCGAAGCTGATCGTGTCGGGAACCTCGGGCGCTTTCGATATCGCCGCCGCCGCGTCGGTGTTCGAGATGCGTCCGGATCAGGTGCAACTCGTACCGGGGCCGCTGTACCACAACGCTCCGTTCTCGTGGTCGATGCTGGGCTCGCATCTGGGGCAGCACATCGTGGTCATGCCCCGATTCGACGCCGAGGCGGCACTCACCGCCATCGAGAAGTACCGGGTGAACTGGCTGAGTGTGGTGCCGACCATGATGCACCGGATCATCCGGGTCATCGATGCCACGTCCCGCGAGTTCGATCTCAGTTCGCTCGACCGGGTGTTCCATACCGGCGCGCCCTGCCCTTCCTGGTTGAAACGGCGCTGGATCGACCTGCTCGGCGGCGAACGGCTCCACGAGGGGTACGGCGGGACCGAGGGGGTGGCGTTCACCTCGATCAGCGGAACCGAGTGGCTGGAACATCCCGGCTCGGTCGGTCGGGTGATCGGTGGTGAGATGCGCGTCGTGGGCGAGGACAACCAGCCGCTGCCCACCGGCGAGATCGGCGAGATCCTGCTGCGCAGGCCGCACGGAACGCCGCCCTCCTACCGCTACGTCGGGTCCGCGACCCGGGAGCTGCCGGACGGCTGGGACTCGATCGGCGATATGGGCTACTTCGACGAGGACGGCTATCTGTATCTCAGTGACCGCCGGGTCGACATGATCAACTCCGGCGGCGCGAACGTCTACCCCGCCGAAGTCGAGGCCGCGGTCCTGGAACATCCCCGGGTGCTGACGACCGTGGTCGTCGGGCTACCGGACGACGACCTGGGGCAACGTGTCCACGCCGTAGTGCAGGCCGACGGTGAGCTGGCGGCCGACGAACTGCTCGAGTTCGTGACGGCCCGCCTGGTCCGCTACAAGATTCCGCGTTCCGTCCGGTTCGTCGACCAGCCGTTGCGGGACGCGGCCGGCAAGGTCCGGCGCGCCGAGATCCAGCGGCAAGAGCTGGCCCGGCTCACCGGTCGATGA
- a CDS encoding carboxylesterase/lipase family protein: protein MAKKTVASTTYGQVRGTIEEGVAVFRGIPYAKAPVGALRFAGPVPPDPWEGERTAVAYGPAAPQPRPDGLAGELFGANHPTGEDCLSLNVWTPDPAAEGLPVLVWIHGGAFLFGGSGDQLIDRAAFARSGIVVVTVNYRLGLDGYLYLDGDPAGGNYGTLDQIAALHWVRENIAAFGGDPAAVTIAGQSAGATAVCALLAAPPARGLFARAIAQSAYPEPLLSPESGRIIRRELQTRLGVDEGDIEALRAVREQDPERVSAVLAELFADVAGRDAERFGPEIAALMNPLMPIVGGPVVPQRPVAAGRDGRLAEVDLLIGTNHDEFRIVFALGMMTVDDATVDAVFEATFPGRGGEALAVYAEDRPDASKVDLLAALETDRSYRVGSTLLADAHADHNPGRTFGYRFSWPSAAFGGAVGAAHGVELPFVFDALRTPMGEALTGAEAPQRLADDIHRAWVSFIATGNPGHDDLPEWPAYDSRTRPVLEFAAAHRVVRDPSGHELAQWRDPASGGQPALPDREAESV from the coding sequence ATGGCGAAGAAGACAGTGGCGTCGACGACGTACGGGCAGGTCCGCGGGACGATCGAAGAGGGTGTGGCCGTTTTCCGCGGCATCCCCTACGCCAAGGCCCCGGTCGGTGCGCTGCGGTTTGCCGGTCCGGTGCCGCCCGATCCGTGGGAGGGTGAGCGGACGGCCGTGGCGTACGGGCCGGCCGCACCGCAACCTCGTCCGGACGGCCTCGCCGGGGAACTCTTCGGCGCGAACCATCCCACCGGCGAGGACTGCCTGTCCCTCAATGTGTGGACCCCGGACCCGGCGGCCGAAGGCCTGCCCGTGCTCGTATGGATCCACGGGGGCGCCTTCCTCTTCGGCGGCAGCGGGGACCAGTTGATCGACCGGGCCGCTTTCGCGCGTTCCGGCATCGTCGTGGTGACCGTCAACTATCGGCTGGGCCTGGACGGCTACCTCTATCTCGACGGGGATCCCGCCGGCGGCAATTACGGCACCCTCGATCAGATCGCGGCGCTGCACTGGGTGCGGGAGAACATCGCCGCGTTCGGCGGCGATCCCGCGGCGGTCACGATCGCCGGCCAGTCGGCCGGCGCGACCGCGGTCTGCGCGCTGCTCGCCGCCCCGCCCGCTCGGGGCCTGTTCGCCCGCGCCATCGCGCAGAGCGCATACCCCGAACCGCTGTTGTCGCCGGAATCCGGCCGGATCATCAGGCGGGAGTTGCAGACGCGGCTCGGTGTGGACGAGGGCGATATCGAGGCCCTGCGCGCGGTGCGCGAACAGGACCCGGAACGGGTGTCGGCGGTCCTGGCCGAACTCTTCGCCGATGTCGCCGGCCGGGACGCCGAACGGTTCGGGCCCGAGATCGCGGCGCTGATGAACCCGTTGATGCCCATCGTCGGCGGCCCGGTAGTTCCCCAGCGACCGGTGGCGGCGGGGCGAGACGGCCGGCTGGCGGAAGTGGATCTGCTGATCGGCACGAACCACGACGAGTTCCGCATCGTCTTCGCGCTGGGAATGATGACGGTCGACGACGCCACCGTGGACGCCGTGTTCGAGGCGACCTTCCCGGGGCGCGGCGGCGAGGCGCTCGCCGTCTACGCCGAGGACCGGCCGGACGCTTCGAAGGTCGACCTGCTCGCGGCGCTGGAAACCGACCGCTCCTACCGGGTGGGTTCGACACTGCTGGCCGATGCCCATGCCGACCACAATCCGGGCCGCACTTTCGGCTACCGGTTCTCGTGGCCCTCCGCCGCGTTCGGCGGGGCGGTCGGGGCCGCGCACGGGGTCGAGCTCCCGTTCGTTTTCGACGCGTTGCGCACCCCGATGGGTGAGGCGCTGACCGGCGCCGAGGCGCCGCAGCGCCTGGCCGATGACATACATCGGGCGTGGGTGTCGTTCATCGCCACCGGGAATCCCGGCCATGACGATCTCCCGGAGTGGCCCGCCTACGACAGCCGAACCCGCCCGGTCCTCGAATTCGCGGCCGCGCACCGCGTCGTCCGCGACCCGAGTGGTCACGAACTCGCACAGTGGCGCGATCCGGCGTCCGGTGGGCAGCCGGCGCTTCCCGATCGAGAGGCGGAATCGGTATGA
- a CDS encoding helix-turn-helix transcriptional regulator: MTIHQRGTVALDVDAVPLIGRADELAIFDRLVGDPQDPAGRAIVLSGEAGIGKSRLLTQGLATLAAAGWIVFDVRTDELDHLVPYAGLRHAIAGQQARLAGESAELAAELLRVLDVATAHPTESVRSTAARFFSALTERQPVVLAFDELARADVDTVVLVAALLRRGEAHAVVLVGNLRRRDDDTPAAVTALLERAAREKRVSELELGPLSEEAVAELVDTVVGDSPRLTGLLDSVHRLSAGNPLFALQTVLNFSDADALDEPTDGAADIAFPEARRRVFLHRVLRVGAQPRALARAVALLGVVGPGRVELAAELAGLSPEQTDVAFDTLVDRGILRLRDGNGYRVGHELVREALYQEIGPATRWRWHRTVAERLATLPSSPAVDLEVADHIRHVAEVGDAAAVEMLTRAAERACDSAPQSSISWYRTALDLVPVQDPRHPRLLARLARALLLAGRPDEAVAAGRRTLATMPAGPARARLVTQVVDGMILTGDMNRAADIVDAELPLASGSVGFLAKVAHIHMGVGRTEEALDRARFVQQQLSSLPAHEQIVALGDLMRMRFVQRRVDELGHLCAMMESVALEAAPSHRLAAYAVVAYAYAGTGETRLASAAIGRAQQVLAGVGWTLYKNDLAAAQVQNAMNLGDWSSALSIVESTTHDLESSASRMHLGVLRTVEIEVLAQRGDWAAARRAAEQPLSGDPHCDAIQVWARAGFHLLSNDLQTARTELEHRLDRPTLPNWVRALLLSRLADTEIEAGRLGLAADLMADPLRHGHDLVDHPTYVAIRLAYGRATGDIAALTEALDVADQHALALQRGQVRLALGTLDTDPAANLTEAARIFQTLGAAPWRQRAVAELRHRGLRLPRQRARPSGLSETEEQVVRLVHQRFTNREIASAVFLSVKTVEAYLSRIYVKTGCANRIELARAVDSGLLGLTNPGRPG; the protein is encoded by the coding sequence TTGACGATTCACCAGCGCGGAACCGTCGCGCTCGATGTCGACGCGGTACCGCTGATCGGCCGCGCGGACGAACTCGCGATATTCGACCGGCTCGTCGGCGACCCCCAGGACCCCGCCGGTCGCGCGATCGTCCTCAGCGGCGAGGCGGGCATCGGAAAGTCTCGCCTGCTCACGCAGGGGCTCGCGACATTGGCGGCCGCGGGCTGGATCGTTTTCGATGTGCGCACCGACGAACTCGACCACCTGGTCCCCTATGCCGGACTGCGTCACGCGATCGCCGGGCAGCAGGCCCGGCTGGCGGGGGAATCCGCCGAGCTCGCCGCGGAGCTGCTGCGGGTGCTCGACGTCGCCACCGCGCATCCGACGGAATCGGTGCGATCCACGGCGGCCCGTTTCTTCTCCGCGCTGACCGAGCGGCAGCCCGTCGTGCTGGCCTTCGACGAACTCGCCCGGGCGGACGTCGACACCGTCGTGCTGGTGGCGGCGCTGCTGCGCCGAGGCGAGGCGCATGCCGTGGTGCTGGTGGGCAATCTCCGCCGCCGCGACGACGACACCCCGGCCGCCGTCACCGCACTGCTGGAGCGCGCGGCGCGCGAAAAACGCGTCAGCGAGCTCGAACTCGGCCCCCTGTCGGAGGAGGCGGTCGCCGAACTCGTCGACACCGTCGTCGGCGACAGCCCACGGCTCACCGGCCTACTCGACTCCGTTCATCGTCTCAGCGCGGGCAATCCCCTGTTCGCCCTGCAGACCGTGCTCAACTTCTCCGACGCCGACGCGCTCGACGAGCCGACAGACGGCGCGGCCGATATCGCGTTCCCGGAAGCTCGGCGTCGCGTCTTCCTGCACCGGGTGCTGCGGGTCGGCGCGCAACCGCGGGCGCTGGCGCGGGCCGTGGCGCTACTCGGCGTGGTCGGGCCCGGGCGGGTGGAACTCGCCGCCGAACTGGCCGGTCTCTCGCCCGAGCAGACCGATGTCGCCTTCGACACCCTGGTGGACCGGGGCATACTGCGGCTGCGAGACGGCAACGGCTACCGCGTCGGTCACGAGCTCGTGCGCGAGGCTCTCTATCAGGAGATCGGCCCCGCCACCCGGTGGCGCTGGCATCGCACGGTCGCCGAACGGCTGGCGACGCTGCCCTCTTCGCCCGCGGTCGATCTGGAAGTGGCCGACCATATTCGTCACGTCGCGGAGGTGGGCGACGCGGCGGCCGTCGAGATGCTGACCCGCGCGGCGGAGCGGGCCTGCGACTCGGCCCCGCAGTCGTCGATCTCGTGGTATCGCACCGCGCTCGATCTGGTGCCGGTGCAGGACCCACGCCATCCACGCCTGCTCGCCCGGCTGGCCCGCGCACTACTTCTCGCCGGGCGGCCGGACGAGGCGGTCGCGGCGGGCCGGCGCACGTTGGCGACCATGCCGGCGGGGCCCGCCCGCGCCCGGCTGGTGACGCAGGTGGTCGACGGCATGATCCTCACGGGCGATATGAACAGGGCCGCCGATATCGTGGACGCCGAACTTCCCCTAGCCTCGGGGAGTGTCGGTTTCCTGGCCAAGGTGGCCCATATCCACATGGGTGTCGGCCGCACCGAGGAAGCACTGGATCGCGCCCGATTCGTCCAGCAGCAGCTGTCCTCGCTCCCGGCGCACGAGCAGATCGTCGCGCTGGGCGACCTCATGCGGATGCGTTTCGTCCAGCGCCGAGTCGACGAGCTGGGACACCTGTGCGCCATGATGGAGTCCGTCGCGCTGGAGGCCGCGCCCTCGCACCGGCTCGCGGCCTACGCCGTCGTCGCCTACGCGTATGCCGGGACGGGCGAGACCCGCCTCGCCTCGGCTGCCATCGGACGTGCGCAGCAGGTTCTCGCCGGCGTCGGCTGGACCCTGTACAAAAACGATCTGGCCGCGGCGCAGGTGCAGAACGCGATGAATCTCGGCGACTGGTCCTCGGCCCTGTCGATCGTCGAATCGACGACCCACGACCTCGAGTCGTCGGCGTCCCGGATGCACCTGGGAGTACTGCGGACCGTCGAGATCGAGGTGCTCGCGCAACGCGGCGATTGGGCCGCGGCGCGGCGGGCCGCCGAGCAGCCGCTGTCCGGCGATCCGCACTGTGACGCGATCCAGGTCTGGGCGCGCGCGGGATTCCATCTCCTGAGCAATGACCTGCAGACCGCGCGCACCGAACTCGAACATCGCCTCGACCGGCCGACCCTGCCGAACTGGGTGCGCGCACTGCTGCTCAGCCGGCTCGCCGACACCGAGATCGAGGCAGGGCGTCTCGGCCTCGCGGCGGATCTCATGGCCGATCCGCTCCGGCACGGTCACGATCTCGTCGACCATCCGACCTACGTCGCCATCCGACTGGCCTACGGACGAGCGACCGGAGATATCGCCGCGCTGACCGAGGCATTGGACGTCGCGGACCAGCACGCGCTCGCCTTGCAGCGTGGGCAGGTGCGGCTCGCGTTGGGCACCCTCGATACGGACCCGGCGGCCAACCTGACCGAAGCGGCGCGAATCTTCCAGACCCTCGGCGCGGCGCCCTGGCGACAGCGCGCCGTCGCCGAGCTGCGCCACCGTGGGCTTCGGCTACCGAGACAGCGCGCCCGGCCCAGCGGACTGTCCGAGACCGAGGAACAGGTGGTGCGCCTGGTCCACCAGCGGTTCACGAACCGCGAGATCGCCTCCGCCGTCTTCCTCAGCGTGAAAACGGTGGAGGCCTATCTCAGCCGCATCTATGTCAAGACCGGGTGCGCGAACCGGATCGAACTCGCGCGCGCCGTCGACTCCGGGCTGCTGGGACTCACGAACCCCGGCCGGCCCGGGTAA
- a CDS encoding enoyl-CoA hydratase/isomerase family protein gives MTTFDTLFRTHLDDYGPLFEQFFKLRLEHGILEVRMHTDDGPLRWGGGPHRMLIPLFQAIDHDEDVEVVILTGTGDSFNAALDTEEYVGRGMLERWDDESTGYDLTYRDQTREPLALLGLHVPVISAVNGPVATHAELALLNDIVLCSDTTVFSDGHWNLMGIVPGDGVHTVFRELLGHNRGRYFLYTGQQIGAEEALRLGLVGEVLPPDQVLERAWTLAESVFMTKSRVQRRLARATLVQPWRELFVKEIAFGMAHECLGAAIGPALPLTGALDEVFGPSARATDPVRRP, from the coding sequence ATGACCACATTCGACACGCTCTTCCGCACCCACCTGGACGATTACGGCCCGCTGTTCGAGCAGTTCTTCAAGCTGCGGCTCGAGCACGGGATCCTGGAGGTGCGCATGCATACCGACGACGGGCCGCTCCGATGGGGAGGCGGCCCGCATCGCATGCTCATCCCGCTGTTCCAGGCGATCGATCACGACGAGGACGTCGAGGTGGTCATCCTCACCGGGACCGGGGACTCGTTCAACGCGGCACTCGATACCGAGGAATACGTCGGCCGGGGCATGCTCGAGCGCTGGGACGACGAGAGCACCGGCTACGACCTGACCTACCGTGACCAGACCCGCGAACCGCTGGCCCTGCTCGGTCTGCACGTCCCGGTCATCAGCGCGGTCAACGGGCCCGTTGCGACGCACGCCGAACTCGCGCTGCTCAACGATATCGTCCTGTGTTCGGACACTACGGTGTTCTCCGACGGCCACTGGAATCTGATGGGCATCGTGCCGGGCGACGGCGTGCACACCGTGTTCCGGGAGCTGCTCGGTCACAACCGCGGTCGCTACTTCCTCTACACCGGCCAGCAGATCGGGGCGGAGGAAGCGTTGCGTCTGGGTCTGGTCGGTGAGGTGCTGCCGCCCGACCAGGTTCTGGAACGGGCCTGGACGCTCGCGGAGTCCGTGTTCATGACCAAGAGCCGAGTGCAACGGCGACTCGCCCGCGCGACGCTCGTCCAGCCGTGGCGTGAGCTGTTCGTCAAGGAGATCGCCTTCGGCATGGCACACGAATGTCTCGGTGCGGCAATCGGTCCCGCGCTTCCGTTGACCGGCGCGCTGGACGAGGTGTTCGGACCGAGTGCGCGCGCCACGGATCCCGTCCGGCGCCCGTAG
- a CDS encoding SAM-dependent methyltransferase — protein sequence MTESSAPVPTAGVAMTAIGVALIRVRETHRPDRLYEDPLAEAFVAAARAGFDDDRWARFEALADQFYEGRSLAVKLVDDHIQEATAAGSRQIVLLGAGLDTRAFRLGLPAGTAFFEVDLPELFAFKEPVLSAQQARPVCARRVVAADLCGDWAQALLDQGFRPDLPTRWVDEGVLGYLSRDDAYKVAATVTDVSAPGSGFGIGRFHTENAEPRYRALRDLVSDGGPGARPVNGLGPDAESWFAGHGWRTTFRAWDDLVAPYGRVGPGSDPGVGEVLAIRE from the coding sequence ATGACCGAATCATCTGCGCCGGTACCGACCGCGGGCGTGGCGATGACCGCGATCGGAGTGGCGCTCATCCGCGTTCGCGAAACCCACCGGCCGGACCGGCTGTACGAGGACCCGCTCGCCGAGGCGTTCGTCGCGGCCGCGCGCGCAGGTTTCGACGACGACCGCTGGGCGCGCTTCGAGGCCCTGGCCGATCAGTTCTACGAAGGCCGTTCTCTCGCGGTCAAACTCGTCGACGACCACATCCAGGAGGCCACCGCCGCGGGCAGCCGTCAGATCGTGCTGCTCGGCGCGGGTCTGGACACCCGGGCCTTCCGGCTCGGGCTACCTGCCGGCACCGCGTTCTTCGAGGTCGATCTGCCCGAACTCTTCGCATTCAAGGAGCCGGTCCTGTCCGCGCAACAGGCGCGGCCGGTGTGTGCGCGCCGGGTGGTCGCGGCGGACCTGTGCGGCGACTGGGCGCAGGCCCTCCTGGACCAGGGCTTCCGCCCCGATCTACCCACCCGGTGGGTCGACGAAGGCGTTCTCGGGTACCTCTCGCGCGACGACGCGTACAAGGTGGCCGCCACGGTGACCGACGTGTCGGCGCCGGGGAGCGGGTTCGGCATCGGGCGGTTTCACACCGAGAACGCGGAGCCCCGATATCGCGCGCTACGGGACCTGGTGTCCGACGGCGGGCCCGGTGCGCGGCCGGTCAACGGGCTCGGCCCGGACGCGGAATCCTGGTTCGCCGGGCACGGTTGGCGCACCACGTTCCGCGCCTGGGACGACCTGGTCGCGCCCTACGGCCGGGTCGGCCCGGGAAGCGATCCCGGTGTGGGCGAGGTTCTCGCCATTCGCGAGTGA